From Daucus carota subsp. sativus chromosome 6, DH1 v3.0, whole genome shotgun sequence, the proteins below share one genomic window:
- the LOC135147230 gene encoding uncharacterized protein LOC135147230 produces the protein MYALTQPELISPSQVLTFWRTANYDDGGEKGTPSLTCDYEGQEYVVSPATIRKALHLPEEKKYDASDKLKIALPDKYEALFSDENIPQPPSPAHDPIATSDPKPPSVSSQQEPVEKSSSKRILRSTKSPTKPSPPPRKRRFLQKISDSESEEDIPPPHPAKRLRKKIQPTSITDLTVEPPQSEDPEQPLITFSDHSVEPLLIEPISAMPLDIAAADQQMSESTSDHNDQTEKTTSVEEKIAADTEISEKPSDAPGQSEDAQIEMVLQLIQDSLVQPDDIVAAPAQQIQMAENSEAATEALESHTLSVFLADIDDDEGTEVTSTPIISEPVRETTPERVDSPVIILSPVREFTPFIAPEVPSSPIPFSEPARRTICHLSYHHKMCRTTSPSVEDRLISIEATQASMNHTLADLSASVAQLVQSKETKKNIREVASSERPSSERPSSERPSSERPPRESQKHKSMGLTVVTQAQSISKAVRDSNAISKEIDLVNSEVEKKKEKLVVEADKLIEAGDPESQKFCQTLKFRD, from the exons atgTATGCACTGACTCAGCCAGAACTAATATCTCCTTCTCAAGTTCTCACTTTCTGGAGGACAGCAAATTACGATGATGGAGGGGAAAAAGGTACTCCATCTCTGACCTGCGATTATGAGGGTCAAGAGTATGTTGTTTCACCAGCGactatcaggaaggctcttcatcttcctgaagagaagAAATATGATGCTTCA gataaactgaaGATAGCTTTACCAGACAAATATGAagccttattctctgatgagaatatcccaCAGCCTCCATCTCCTGCTCATGACCCAATAGCAACTTCTGATCCCAAACCACCCTCTGTTTCCTCTCAACAAGAGccagttgaaaaatcttcaTCAAAGAGGATACTCAGATCCACCAAATCTCCAACTAAACCTtctcctcctcccagaaaaagaagattcctTCAGAAAATTTCAGACtctgaatcagaagaagacATTCCTCCTCCTCACCCAGCAAAGAGGCTGAGAAAGAAAATACAGCCAACCTCtattactgatctgactgtggaaCCACCACAGTCAGAGGATCCTGAACAACCCTTGATTACATTCTCTGATCACTCTGTAGAGCCACTTTTGATTGAACCCATTTCTGCAATGCCACTTGATATTGCTGCAGCTGACCAACAAATGTCAGAGTCAACCTCTGATCACAATGATCAGACTGAAAAGACAACGTCTGTTGAAGAGAAAATTGCAGCTGATACTGAAATATCAGAAAAACCATCTGATGCACCTGGTCAATCAGAGGATGCACAAATAGAAATGGTCCTTCAGCTAATTCAAGATTCTTTAGTTCAACCTGAtgatattgttgcagctcctgctcagcaAATTCAAATGGCAGAAAACTCTgaggcagctactgaagctctagagtcacatactctgagtgtttttcttgcagacattgatgatgatgaaggcacagaagtcacatcaacccctataatctctgagccagtcagagaaactaCACCTGAAAGGGTTGATTCCCCAGTTATAATACTGTCACCAGTTAGGGAATTCACTCCCTTTATAGCTCCTGAAGTTCCAAGCTCTCCAATTCCGTTTTCTGAGCCTGCTAGAAGAACAATTTGTCACTTGTCCTATCATCACAAGATGTGCAGAACCACATCACCTTCTGTGGAAGATAGACTTATCTCTATTGAAGCTACTCAGGCTTCAATGAATCATACTCTGGCagatttgagtgcttctgtggcacagctggtccag agtaaagaaacaaagaagaacattAGAGAAGTAGCAAGCTCTGAGAGACCAAGCTCTGAGAGACCAAGCTCTGAGAGACCAAGCTCTGAGAGACCACCCAGAGAATCTCAAAAACACAAATCTATGGGATTGACTGTTGTAACTCAAGCTCAAAGCATAAgcaaagcagtcagagattcaaatgctatatctaaagagatagatcttgtgaactctgaagtggagaagaagaaagaaaaattggtTGTTGAAGCTgataagctgattgaagctggagaccctgagtctcagaaattttgtcaaactctgaagttcagag attaa